The following proteins come from a genomic window of Mesorhizobium sp. 131-2-1:
- a CDS encoding DUF1127 domain-containing protein has protein sequence MSDRLRTQVQSRILSDPAQQKKPGFLHRLVLAPFEGRQRRKAINELERLDDRMLADIGILRSEIPQVIDGLSSQYAETACLRTLVAAPECRSDPLREAT, from the coding sequence ATGTCCGATCGCCTGAGAACACAAGTGCAGAGCCGTATCCTGTCCGATCCAGCGCAGCAGAAAAAGCCGGGATTTCTGCATCGGCTAGTTCTCGCGCCTTTCGAGGGTAGACAGCGGCGCAAGGCGATCAACGAGCTTGAACGCTTGGACGACAGAATGCTTGCAGACATTGGCATCTTGCGCAGCGAAATTCCGCAAGTGATTGACGGGTTGAGCTCCCAATACGCCGAGACGGCGTGTCTGCGAACGCTTGTCGCCGCACCGGAATGCAGAAGCGACCCGCTACGGGAGGCAACATGA
- a CDS encoding CBS domain-containing protein, with amino-acid sequence MLVDRVVPIAHKRLATIGYDAPLLKAARLLGGSSDLVVVCGPDGHLKGVITKTDIVRQVGRCQGSTCQIAVSSVMTEDVVICRPTDWLHDVWSIMKERRLKNIPVTDAESRPIGVLNARDALEALMLEVEQEETLLRDYVMCVGYR; translated from the coding sequence ATGCTCGTTGATAGAGTCGTACCCATTGCCCACAAGAGGCTGGCCACTATTGGATATGATGCGCCCTTGCTTAAAGCAGCGCGACTGCTTGGCGGCTCATCGGACCTGGTCGTTGTCTGCGGCCCCGATGGGCATTTGAAGGGCGTTATTACGAAAACGGACATCGTAAGGCAGGTCGGCCGATGCCAAGGTTCAACCTGCCAGATCGCGGTATCGTCGGTTATGACCGAAGATGTCGTCATCTGCCGGCCGACCGACTGGTTGCACGACGTCTGGTCGATCATGAAGGAGCGCCGGCTGAAAAACATTCCCGTCACCGATGCGGAGTCTCGACCGATCGGAGTACTCAACGCGCGAGATGCGCTTGAGGCCCTCATGCTGGAGGTGGAACAAGAAGAGACGCTTTTGCGCGATTATGTGATGTGTGTTGGCTATCGCTGA
- a CDS encoding baeRF11 domain-containing protein, with amino-acid sequence MLYVDTPTSREFGDLNQVRSDACVSIYLHTTPLTREIRKSRINLGNLVKNAISQLEAAGFDKRRIWPLQEQFDHLLVDDAFWLRQARSLAILATPDLIRTYRLANKLTDMVEVSDRFHLKPLMRAITFPHAAHILAISENAVRLIEVSSDLPAAQIRVSNLPKDAASAVGKSTINDRTASGRIQGSEGQKVRLAQYIRKVDAALRPVLMHSEIPVILAATQPVESLFRSLSAIPALPETISGSPDRLSDAELASAARPVLDVHYKNVIASLHRSFEQCASQNRTTTDVSDAARAATFGGVEYLLVDIDTVVDGFVDEETGAVTFNTKGDAANYGVVDEIARRALCSRARILGVRREEIPDGKELAAILRYPM; translated from the coding sequence ATGCTGTACGTTGACACGCCTACGTCTAGAGAATTCGGTGATCTCAATCAGGTCCGATCGGATGCTTGCGTCTCGATTTATCTACACACCACGCCGCTTACTCGTGAGATCAGGAAAAGCCGGATTAATCTTGGCAATCTGGTAAAGAACGCCATCAGCCAGCTAGAAGCGGCGGGTTTCGACAAGCGACGCATATGGCCATTGCAGGAACAGTTCGACCATCTTCTGGTCGATGACGCGTTCTGGTTACGTCAGGCACGCAGCCTGGCAATCCTCGCAACGCCCGACCTCATCCGAACCTATCGTCTGGCCAACAAATTGACCGATATGGTCGAAGTTTCTGACCGCTTCCATCTCAAGCCGCTGATGCGTGCGATCACGTTTCCGCATGCCGCCCATATTTTGGCTATTTCGGAAAATGCGGTGAGATTGATCGAGGTCTCTTCAGATCTGCCTGCCGCCCAAATCAGGGTTTCCAATCTGCCGAAGGATGCCGCCAGCGCCGTTGGCAAATCAACTATCAACGATCGCACGGCCAGTGGGCGCATTCAGGGTTCCGAGGGGCAGAAGGTTCGCCTGGCGCAATACATTCGCAAGGTTGATGCCGCGTTGAGACCTGTTCTCATGCACTCGGAAATCCCAGTGATTCTGGCAGCGACCCAGCCGGTGGAATCCTTGTTCCGTTCCCTGAGCGCCATCCCCGCACTTCCCGAAACCATTTCAGGAAGCCCGGATCGTTTGAGTGACGCTGAACTGGCAAGTGCGGCAAGACCAGTCCTCGACGTCCACTACAAAAACGTGATCGCTAGCTTGCATCGCAGTTTCGAGCAATGCGCAAGCCAGAATCGAACAACCACGGATGTGTCCGACGCGGCGCGGGCGGCTACATTTGGTGGCGTAGAGTATTTGCTGGTTGATATCGATACCGTCGTCGATGGCTTCGTCGATGAGGAAACGGGTGCTGTGACTTTCAACACGAAGGGCGATGCTGCCAACTACGGCGTGGTCGATGAGATCGCCAGGCGCGCGTTGTGTTCGAGGGCTCGAATCCTGGGCGTTCGGCGCGAAGAGATCCCTGACGGCAAGGAATTGGCTGCGATTTTACGCTATCCCATGTAA
- a CDS encoding succinate dehydrogenase iron-sulfur subunit, with protein sequence MKRFPLPRKLGVGKESRIGKGKRWPVPAAAAARVKTFEIYRYDPDSGDNPVIDIFEIDLDDCGPMVLDALIWIKNKVDPTLTFRRSCREGVCGSCAMNIDGTNWLACTRYIAETDEPATIYPLSNLRIIKDLVPDLTHMFAQYSLIEPWLHSKAPAPERERLQSPAERAELDGYYECILCFCCTSGCPSHWWNGDRFLGPAALLHACRWLIDSRDEATGERLDDLEDPFRLYRCHTILNCTRTCPKGLNPGKAIAEIKKMLVERTG encoded by the coding sequence TTGAAACGGTTTCCGCTGCCTAGGAAACTCGGCGTAGGTAAAGAATCTCGCATAGGAAAAGGGAAACGCTGGCCTGTGCCTGCGGCGGCCGCAGCGCGTGTAAAGACATTCGAGATTTACCGCTACGATCCCGACTCCGGCGACAATCCGGTCATAGACATCTTTGAAATCGATCTCGACGACTGCGGTCCGATGGTTCTGGACGCCCTCATCTGGATCAAGAACAAGGTCGACCCGACCCTGACGTTTCGCCGCTCATGCCGGGAGGGCGTGTGCGGCTCGTGTGCGATGAACATCGACGGTACGAACTGGCTGGCCTGCACAAGATACATAGCCGAAACGGACGAGCCAGCAACGATCTACCCCTTGAGCAATCTGAGGATCATCAAGGATCTGGTTCCAGATCTCACGCATATGTTTGCCCAATACAGCCTCATCGAACCTTGGCTCCACTCCAAGGCGCCTGCGCCGGAACGGGAGCGCCTTCAGTCGCCGGCCGAAAGAGCTGAGCTTGACGGCTACTATGAGTGCATTCTCTGCTTCTGTTGCACGTCGGGGTGCCCCAGTCATTGGTGGAATGGCGATCGCTTCCTCGGCCCTGCCGCGCTGCTGCATGCCTGCCGCTGGCTCATTGACAGCCGCGACGAGGCGACTGGCGAGCGGCTCGATGATCTGGAGGATCCTTTCCGGCTCTACCGATGCCACACGATTCTGAACTGTACGCGCACCTGCCCCAAGGGACTGAATCCTGGAAAGGCAATCGCCGAGATCAAGAAAATGCTTGTCGAGCGGACAGGCTGA
- the sdhC gene encoding succinate dehydrogenase, cytochrome b556 subunit: MKTIASRRRPLSPNIQIYRPQLTSVLSIANRITGVVLSAFAVFLVIWLSAAATGPQAFSTVQSVIGSWIGRLLMIGGAFSFFMHLCGGIRHLFWDAGYGFQLRTIYASGWAVVIASLLLTGATWALSIYIAG, encoded by the coding sequence ATGAAGACTATTGCCAGCCGCAGGCGGCCGCTCTCGCCCAACATTCAAATCTACAGACCGCAGCTTACCTCGGTTCTCTCGATCGCTAATCGCATCACCGGCGTTGTCCTGAGCGCCTTTGCGGTGTTCCTGGTGATCTGGCTCTCTGCCGCCGCAACCGGCCCGCAAGCATTCTCCACGGTTCAAAGCGTCATAGGATCATGGATCGGACGGCTCTTGATGATTGGAGGCGCGTTTTCCTTCTTCATGCATCTCTGCGGTGGGATCCGGCATTTGTTTTGGGACGCGGGATATGGTTTTCAACTTCGCACGATCTATGCCTCCGGCTGGGCAGTGGTCATAGCCAGCTTGTTGCTCACCGGAGCAACATGGGCGCTCAGCATCTACATCGCGGGGTAG
- the sdhD gene encoding succinate dehydrogenase, hydrophobic membrane anchor protein yields the protein MEKHTRPPLSRATGLGSASKGVGHWWAERVSAIALIPLTIWFLASVIALTGRDHAGVVTWLRMPSATICMVLLLVALFYHMALGLQVVIEDYVHSGARFPVLIAIRLGCFALAVTGIVATLRISLGG from the coding sequence TTGGAGAAGCATACGCGCCCACCACTAAGCCGCGCGACCGGGCTTGGCTCGGCCAGCAAAGGCGTCGGGCATTGGTGGGCCGAGCGCGTGTCGGCTATTGCGCTGATCCCGCTGACAATATGGTTCCTGGCGTCCGTGATCGCCCTCACTGGCAGGGACCATGCTGGTGTCGTCACCTGGCTCAGGATGCCGTCCGCGACGATCTGTATGGTGCTGCTGCTGGTGGCGCTGTTTTATCACATGGCCCTCGGACTTCAGGTTGTAATCGAGGACTACGTTCATTCAGGAGCGAGATTTCCGGTGTTGATAGCGATTCGTTTGGGCTGCTTCGCGCTGGCCGTAACGGGCATTGTCGCTACGTTGCGTATCTCCTTGGGCGGCTGA